From the Theropithecus gelada isolate Dixy chromosome 16, Tgel_1.0, whole genome shotgun sequence genome, the window CTCAAGATGTTACCAGAAGCTCCCGCCAGATGTGCACGGCGGAGGTACGGGCACCGGTAAGGCAGAGAAGACGGGTGGACGGCCCTGGGAAGAACTGGGGTGCCCAAGCCTGCAGGCGGGATGGAGTGGAAAGAGGTGAGGCAAAATTAGGCAGGTACAGGAAGGAGCCAGTGCAGCGAAGAAAACAGGGCAGGCGAGTACAGCCCTAGAGGAACCGACGAACTCGGGACTCGGAGGGTTTCCAAGGGTCCAGTTCTCTCACCAGAAAGCCGCGTTCAGCCCCAGGCACCACAGGGCGCTCCTGGCTGGCCGCTCCCACACCAGGGCTGCCTGCACCCGACTCAGTAGAGGCTCGTAAGGCCCCAGCACCTCGACCAGGGCCCGCTGCGCCGCCTCAACCTGCTGGTCCCGCTCCCAGGAGCCTGACACATCTCGGCGGCTCCTGAAAGTCGACCCCGAAGCCGGGCCTGGGGTCGCCGCCACCCCTTCGGCCTCCGCCATCTCCCCCCGGCAGCCACAACATCCGGGGCCGTGGCCCGACAGTCACAATAACAGCAACTGCGCAGATGCGCGATTCGGCGTGGGAGGCCGCTTCGCACCACAGCGCGCTTGCGCGCAGGCCCAAGCGGGCGTCTACCCACAGGGAAGGGAGGACGCCGAGTCAAAGTACCCCGCCAGCGTTGAGGCGCGGAACCTGATCTGTCGGCTCAGAGCCGGATCAGGAGCCGCGCACGCGCAATCTGCATGAATGAAGGCCAGGGCTTAAAGACATGCCATTCATTGCCAGAACTCGGTTCTCATTGGAGCGGATGAAGTTCGTGGGTGGAGTTTGTTGTTTCGCGCCTGCGTCTTGCGGCGAGCGGGCTGGCGTGCGGCGGCGTTGCGGGCGGGAGCGGCTGCAACGCCGGTGCCTGAGGAGCGATGCCGAGGGAAATCATCACCCTACAGTTGGGCCAGTGCGGCAATCAGAGTGAGCGAAACTCCGGCCCCTCAGCTAGCCAGGTTCCTTAGGGTCAATGTGATCTCGCTGTAGGATCCTGGACTCCATCTGTCCTTGCCAGAATCGTAGTTCTCTGAAAGGCGAGACATCCCTGACCCAGTGTCCACTTGCCCAGCCCCGAGGGGCCCTCCCCTGCCCTGTCCCTGGCGTACAGTCCTTTCCTCAGACACCGGAGAGTCCTACGGCTTGACTTCTTATTCCTGGACGCAGGCGCCCAGTCCCCCCGCTCCTGACTGGAACCTGCCCGGAACTAGATATCTTCTTTCTCCCCTGCCTGCCCCTTCCCCCCCAGTTGGGTTCGAGTTCTGGAAACAGCTGTGCGCTGAGCATGGTATCAGCCCCGAGGGCATCGTGGAGGAGTTCGCCACCGAAGGCACTGACCGCAAGGACGTCTTTTTCTACCAGGTGCCCCCAGCGACTTGGCCAAGGGCGGCAATGGCCCGAGGGGCCAGAAGGGAAGGGAGTGGCCTGGTACTGGGAACCCTGCTGGGCAGAGGGGCCAGGCGGCTGGCTTGAGGAGGGAGGGCTGGAGGGAGCCAGAGTTGGGAGGACTTAGGACTTGGGCCACCCTAGCTGATTGGGCCCCCTCCTGGACTCCCCTTGACAGGCAGACGATGAGCACTACATCCCCCGGGCCGTGCTGCTGGACCTGGAGCCCCGGGTGATCCACTCCATCCTCAACTCCCCCTATGCCAAGCTCTACAACCCAGAGAACATCTACCTGTCGGAGCATGGAGGAGGAGCTGGCAACAACTGGGCCAGNNNNNNNNNNNNNNNNNNNNNNNNNNNNNNNNNNNNNNNNNNNNNNNNNNNNNNNNNNNNNNNNNNNNNNNNNNNNNNNNNNNNNNNNNNNNNNNNNNNNNNNNNNNNNNNNNNNNNNNNNNNNNNNNNNNNNNNNNNNNNNNNNNNNNNNNNNNNNNNNNNNNNNNNNNNNNNNNNNNNNNNNNNNNNNNNNNNNNNNNNNNNNNNNNNNNNNNNNNNNNNNNNNNNNNNNNNNNNNNNNNNNNNNNNNNNNNNNNNNNNNNNNNNNNNNNNNNNNNNNNNNNNNNNNNNNNNNNNNNNNNNNNNNNNNNNNNNNNNNNNNNNNNNNNNNNNNNNNNNNNNNNNNNNNNNNNNNNNNNNNNNNNNNNNNNNNNNNNNNNNNNNNNNNNNNNNNNNNNNNNNNNNNNNNNNNNNNNNNNNNNNNNNNNNNNNNNNNNNNNNNNNNNNNNNNNNNNNNNNNNNNNNNNNNNNNNNNNNNNNNNNNNNNNNNNNNNNNNNNNNNNNNNNNNNNNNNNNNNNNNNNNNNNNNNNNNNNNNNNNNNNNNNNNNNNNNNNNNNNNNNNNNNNNNNNNNNNNNNNNNNNNNNNNNNNNNNNNNNNNNNNNNNNNNNNNNNNNNNNNNNNNNNNNNNNNNNNNNNNNNNNNNNNNNNNNNNNNNNNNNNNNNNNNNNNNNNNNNNNNNNNNNNNNNNNNNNNNNNNNNNNNNNNNNNNNNNNNNNNNNNNNNNNNNNNNNNNNNNNNNNNNNNNNNNNNNNNNNNNNNNNNNNNNNNNNNNNNNNNNNNNNNNNNNNNNNNNNNNNNNNNNNNNNNNNNNNNNNNNNNNNNNNNNNNNNNNNNNNNNNNNNNNNNNNNNNNNNNNNNNNNNNNNNNNNNNNNNNNNNNNNNNNNNNNNNNNNNNNNNNNNNNNNNNNNNNNNNNNNNNNNNNNNNNNNNNNNNNNNNNNNNNNNNNNNNNNNNNNNNNNNNNNNNNNNNNNNNNNNNNNNNNNNNNNNNNNNNNNNNNNNNNNNNNNNNNNNNNNNNNNNNNNNNNNNNNNNNNNNNNNNNNNNNNNNNNNNNNNNNNNNNNNNNNNNNNNNNNNNNNNNNNNNNNNNNNNNNNNNNNNNNNNNNNNNNNNNNNNNNNNNNNNNNNNNNNNNNNNNNNNNNNNNNNNNNNNNNNNNNNNNNNNNNNNNNNNNNNNNNNNNNNNNNNNNNNNNNNNNNNNNNNNNNNNNNNNNNNNNNNNNNNNNNNNNNNNNNNNNNNNNNNNNNNNNNNNNNNNNNNNNNNNNNNNNNNNNNNNNNNNNNNNNNNNNNNNNNNNNNNNNNNNNNNNNNNNNNNNNNNNNNNNNNNNNNNNNNNNNNNNNNNNNNNNNNNNNNNNNNNNNNNNNNNNNNNNNNNNNNNNNNNNNNNNNNNNNNNNNNNNNNNNNNNNNNNNNNNNNNNNNNNNNNNNNNNNNNNNNNNNNNNNNNNNNNNNNNNNNNNNNNNNNNNNNNNNNNNNNNNNNNNNNNNNNNNNNNNNNNNNNNNNNNNNNNNNNNNNNNNNNNNNNNNNNNNNNNNNNNNNNNNNNNNNNNNNNNNNNNNNNNNNNNNNNNNNNNNNNNNNNNNNNNNNNNNNNNNNNNNNNNNNNNNNNNNNNNNNNNNNNNNNNNNNNNNNNNNNNNNNNNNNNNNNNNNNNNNNNNNNNNNNNNNNNNNNNNNNNNNNNNNNNNNNNNNNNNNNNNNNNNNNNNNNNNNNNNNNNNNNNNNNNNNNNNNNNNNNNNNNNNNNNNNNNNNNNNNNNNNNNNNNNNNNNNNNNNNNNNNNNNNNNNNNNNNNNNNNNNNNNNNNNNNNNNNNNNNNNNNNNNNNNNNNNNNNNNNNNNNNNNNNNNNNNNNNNNNNNNNNNNNNNNNNNNNNNNNNNNNNNNNNNNNNNNNNNNNNNNNNNNNNNNNNNNNNNNNNNNNNNNNNNNNNNNNNNNNNNNNNNNNNNNNNNNNNNNNNNNNNNNNNNNNNNNNNNNNNNNNNNNNNNNNNNNNNNNNNNNNNNNNNNNNNNNNNNNNNNNNNNNNNNNNNNNNNNNNNNNNNNNNNNNNNNNNNNNNNNNNNNNNNNNNNNNNNNNNNNNNNNNNNNNNNNNNNNNNNNNNNNNNNNNNNNNN encodes:
- the LOC112610119 gene encoding tubulin gamma-2 chain-like — protein: MPREIITLQLGQCGNQIGFEFWKQLCAEHGISPEGIVEEFATEGTDRKDVFFYQADDEHYIPRAVLLDLEPRVIHSILNSPYAKLYNPENIYLSEHGGGAGNNWGLWINSRYITR